A stretch of Tenrec ecaudatus isolate mTenEca1 chromosome 2, mTenEca1.hap1, whole genome shotgun sequence DNA encodes these proteins:
- the LOC142440353 gene encoding olfactory receptor 14C36-like, which yields MPNSTTVTEFLLSGFSDVWEFRVWHAILFLLMYLATLTGNLLIVTVITVDQRLHTPMYFFILNLSVWDMCYISVTVPKACVIFLLNNRVISMVGCAAQVFLVVLCAYAELLLLTIMARDRYVAICQPLHYHVIMTPRVCVQMTLASVLSGLVYAGVHTGNTFHLSFCHSNVVHQFFCDIPSLMKLSCSDTLTNDILNFVFTMIVGGGSFSFITMSYVHIFSTVLKFPTRGERRKAFSTCIPHILIVIIFLGSGVSVYLKPTSNSPLIQDMIISVFYSIVPPLLNPIIYSLRNKQIKEAIKQMIQQWLQQYIHRELPEVHT from the exons ATGCCTAACTCTACCACAGTGACTGAATTTCTACTCTCAGGATTTTCTGATGTGTGGGAGTTCAGAGTCTGGCATGCAATATTATTTTTACTAATGTACTTGGCGACTCTCACAGGGAATCTTCTCATTGTCACAGTGATCACTGTTGACCAAAGACTTCATACCCCCATGTATTTCTTTATCCTGAATCTGTCTGTCTGGGACATGTGTTACATTTCTGTGACTGTACCCAAGGCGTGTGTCATCTTCCTGCTAAACAACAGGGTGATTTCCATGGTTGGATGTGCAGCTCAGGTTTTCCTCGTGGTGTTATGTGCTTATGCAGAGTTGCTGCTGCTCACCATCATGGCCCGTGACCGCTACGTGGCCATCTGCcagcccctccactaccatgtgaTCATGACCCCTCGTGTCTGTGTCCAAATGACGCTGGCCTCTGTGCTCAGTGGTCTGGTCTATGCCGGTGTTCACACTGGGAACacattccatttgtccttctgtcATTCTAATGTGGTTCATCAGTTTTTCTGTGATATTCCCTCTCTGATGAAGCTCTCCTGCTCTGACACCTTAACCAATGACATTTTAAATTTTGTCTTTAcaatgatagtgggtggtggctCCTTTTCCTTCATCACCATGTCTTATGTTCacatattttctactgtgctcAAGTTTCCAACGAGAGGAGAACGAAGAAAGGCCTTTTCCACCTGTATCCCGCATATCCTCATTGTCATAATTTTCCTGGGCTCTGGTGTTTCTGTATATCTGAAGCCAACCTCCAACTCCCCTCTAATACAGGACATGATCATTTCTGTGTTCTATTCTATAGTTCCTCCTTTATTGAATCCTATTATCTATAGTCTTAGAAACAAACAGATAAAGGAGGCTATAAAGCAA atgatccaacaatggttgcagcagtatattcacagggaactgccagaagttcacacCTGA